In Arthrobacter sp. StoSoilB5, one genomic interval encodes:
- a CDS encoding CDP-glycerol glycerophosphotransferase family protein — MPDSSPLLTIVLEEPGTLDRESATYRRLLAARLRYESQLAVILVEEALTTHVVTRLCSTIESKYVMFMRTSQQLASSYVTTVMDYLRPRNVYLAEPVLYAGAIPKNVAFTKLDDAYRYARDTDVYGVAFNTRRLAVALEAIGDVDRSALYLGYRLYWSIGTVKPLNTGFSVASDTKAAIGLHVDSEVARLIPLIPSASKEMRVYLIRYLALFLRGLRSRKFTQVSLAHLSEMVRRYRLVDLVRFVEPLQPFEAAWIRWLDDPSTDPHLFKQLSHRDSYVHFKEGESVSEDALLLYQLRLGAQVLTIEKSYEPRDLRPGYSRPNSYDFYSRPIGPSSTILFFDRPFQADDNAEHLYDYFIRTHPEFTEAYFALNPKAADWARLEEKGFKLIPIFTKDFYDKFLISDLVVSSQIYNIRYRGKSFANSRFVYLQHGIQLNDMTDWVLSKYFDVFVATGKLEADYMGGLAPVETLNSGLPRFEALAREKSEASHLLFMPTWRFNLHQTSAENFAKSEYFRAIDSVISDPSLLRFLQKTDRVLHVKLHPNVERRSSQFRFSDRVVQSHLGYREAIASAEMVFTDYSSAVLDAAFIETPIAYYHWDAADFFRDQPYEARVDYLEDGLGPVFHEHSELIDHIVQEDYLCPNEQFKKRRERFFQGVNPTSINSTIVDRMLSL, encoded by the coding sequence ATGCCCGACTCATCGCCCCTGCTTACCATCGTCCTTGAAGAACCTGGGACCCTGGACCGTGAATCTGCAACCTACCGGCGACTATTAGCTGCCCGACTGCGCTACGAATCGCAGCTCGCCGTTATTCTTGTCGAGGAAGCACTCACAACCCACGTCGTCACAAGGCTCTGCAGCACCATCGAGAGCAAGTACGTAATGTTCATGAGGACGTCGCAGCAGCTTGCGTCCTCCTACGTGACAACCGTGATGGATTACCTCCGGCCGCGGAATGTTTATCTGGCGGAGCCGGTACTTTATGCGGGTGCCATCCCCAAGAACGTGGCATTCACCAAGCTTGACGATGCCTATCGGTATGCCCGTGACACTGACGTCTATGGAGTCGCCTTTAACACTCGTCGTCTTGCAGTCGCCCTTGAAGCCATCGGTGATGTTGACCGGTCAGCACTCTACCTGGGCTATCGGCTGTACTGGTCAATTGGGACAGTAAAACCCCTAAACACAGGATTTTCCGTAGCCTCAGATACTAAAGCGGCTATCGGCCTTCATGTTGACTCCGAAGTTGCCCGTTTGATTCCGCTGATCCCGAGCGCATCGAAGGAGATGCGTGTCTATCTGATTCGGTACTTGGCGCTCTTCTTGCGCGGCCTGCGTTCACGGAAGTTCACGCAGGTCAGCTTGGCCCACCTGAGCGAGATGGTCCGCCGTTACCGGCTGGTTGACCTTGTCAGATTCGTGGAACCACTGCAGCCGTTCGAGGCTGCATGGATTCGGTGGTTGGACGATCCGTCAACCGATCCTCACCTGTTCAAACAACTAAGCCACCGTGATTCCTATGTGCACTTCAAGGAAGGCGAGTCTGTGAGTGAAGATGCGCTGTTGCTGTACCAACTGCGCCTTGGAGCCCAAGTTCTGACCATCGAAAAGTCGTACGAGCCACGCGATCTCAGGCCTGGATATTCCCGGCCCAATAGCTACGACTTCTACAGTCGCCCCATCGGACCGAGTTCAACAATTCTCTTTTTCGACCGGCCGTTCCAAGCGGACGACAACGCCGAACACCTTTACGACTACTTCATACGGACCCATCCCGAGTTCACGGAGGCGTACTTTGCCCTCAACCCGAAAGCGGCAGACTGGGCTCGGTTGGAGGAGAAGGGATTCAAACTCATACCCATCTTCACCAAGGACTTCTATGACAAGTTCCTGATCTCCGACCTAGTGGTTTCATCCCAGATCTACAACATCAGGTACCGGGGGAAGTCCTTCGCGAACTCACGGTTCGTGTACCTGCAGCACGGCATCCAGTTGAACGACATGACTGATTGGGTCCTGTCCAAATACTTCGACGTATTTGTCGCCACGGGCAAACTCGAAGCAGACTACATGGGTGGCCTGGCCCCCGTGGAGACCCTCAATTCAGGCCTTCCACGCTTTGAAGCCCTCGCCCGGGAGAAGTCGGAAGCGTCACATCTCCTGTTCATGCCCACCTGGCGGTTCAACCTGCACCAGACCTCGGCAGAGAACTTCGCCAAGTCGGAATACTTTCGAGCAATAGACTCGGTAATTTCCGACCCCTCGCTGCTGAGATTCCTTCAGAAAACGGACCGCGTCCTGCACGTGAAACTGCATCCAAACGTGGAAAGGCGCTCAAGCCAGTTCAGATTCTCCGACCGCGTTGTGCAGTCCCATTTGGGCTATCGGGAGGCCATAGCCTCGGCAGAAATGGTGTTCACCGACTACAGTTCCGCGGTCCTCGACGCGGCTTTCATCGAGACGCCGATTGCCTACTACCACTGGGACGCAGCGGACTTCTTCCGGGACCAGCCCTACGAAGCCCGGGTGGACTACCTCGAAGACGGCCTGGGTCCGGTTTTCCATGAACACTCCGAACTGATCGATCACATCGTGCAAGAGGACTATCTATGCCCCAATGAGCAATTCAAAAAGCGCCGCGAACGGTTCTTCCAAGGTGTGAATCCAACCAGCATCAACTCAACAATCGTGGACAGGATGCTGAGCCTCTAA
- a CDS encoding CatB-related O-acetyltransferase → MTAMRRSWIGSAFAGIYPKIPFRSHLLKRVVAAEGGDMYSLTLRDILEQYHGIRVGNYSYGSLLTVGHCDRNTEIGDYVSIGPNVRRFGAAHPLHHAALHPLFYNPALGLARADQDVTRESCWIGHDAWIGANVTLLPGCRRIGIGAVVGAGSVLTRDVPDFAVVAGNPGKPIKASRFSPEIEALIIDSQFWTHPPERAMQVITGLNERLDPRENAF, encoded by the coding sequence ATGACTGCCATGCGTCGCTCTTGGATCGGCTCGGCCTTCGCCGGCATCTATCCGAAGATTCCGTTCCGTTCGCATCTCCTCAAGAGAGTGGTGGCGGCCGAGGGCGGAGACATGTACTCGCTTACATTGCGCGATATCTTGGAGCAATACCACGGGATACGAGTAGGTAATTACAGCTACGGTTCGCTGCTAACAGTTGGCCATTGTGACAGAAACACCGAGATCGGGGATTATGTCTCAATTGGCCCCAACGTGCGCAGATTCGGAGCCGCTCACCCTCTGCATCATGCGGCACTTCATCCTCTGTTCTACAACCCAGCGTTAGGCCTTGCCAGAGCAGATCAGGATGTAACCCGCGAGTCATGTTGGATCGGTCATGATGCGTGGATCGGGGCTAATGTGACACTCCTCCCTGGTTGCAGGCGTATTGGCATAGGAGCTGTCGTGGGCGCAGGATCCGTCCTTACTCGCGACGTACCAGACTTCGCGGTCGTTGCTGGCAACCCTGGAAAGCCGATCAAAGCAAGCCGGTTCTCGCCGGAGATCGAAGCACTGATAATCGACAGCCAATTCTGGACTCACCCCCCCGAGAGGGCGATGCAGGTCATTACTGGACTTAACGAGCGATTGGATCCCCGTGAGAATGCCTTCTGA
- a CDS encoding acyltransferase: MRIGEKTSVHWRLVFFAPQGIELGSNSIVGNDCFFDGRLGLTIGNNVNIGGHVQVFTVGHDPQSESFGTKGGPVQIGDRAYIATRATILPSVVIGEGAVVAAGAVVTKNVPPFAIVAGVPAVVIGERNRELGYVLDFHMPFQ; this comes from the coding sequence GTGCGTATTGGTGAAAAAACTTCCGTTCACTGGCGTTTAGTTTTTTTCGCTCCCCAGGGAATTGAGCTCGGCAGCAATTCCATAGTCGGGAATGATTGTTTCTTTGATGGTCGCCTTGGCTTGACCATTGGCAACAACGTAAATATTGGTGGACATGTTCAAGTATTTACCGTCGGGCATGATCCCCAGAGCGAGTCCTTCGGCACCAAAGGAGGTCCCGTTCAGATAGGTGACAGAGCGTACATAGCGACCAGAGCGACAATCCTCCCAAGTGTTGTAATCGGTGAAGGTGCGGTTGTTGCCGCTGGCGCCGTGGTAACTAAGAATGTACCACCCTTTGCTATTGTTGCCGGAGTACCCGCGGTGGTAATTGGTGAAAGGAATCGTGAATTAGGCTATGTTCTTGATTTTCACATGCCATTTCAATAG
- the rfbA gene encoding glucose-1-phosphate thymidylyltransferase RfbA → MRGIILAGGTGSRLHPITLGISKQLVPVYDKPMIYYPLSTLILAGIRDILIITTPHDSEQFQRLLGDGSRFGVNLSYVEQPSPDGLAQAFTLGADHIGGDTVALVLGDNIFYGQGMGTQLRRYADVDGGAVFGYWVKDPKAYGVVEFDQNGRAISLEEKPELPKSNYAVPGLYFYDNEVVDIARNLKPSDRGELEITDVNKTYLERGKLQVEVLRRGTAWLDTGTFEDLSDASNFIRTVENRQGLKVGSPEEIAWRSGFLTDDELRQRAEPLVKSGYGSYLLGLLEAKQSEPESVPLH, encoded by the coding sequence ATGCGAGGAATCATCTTGGCTGGGGGAACTGGTTCGCGGCTGCATCCGATCACCCTCGGCATTAGTAAGCAACTTGTCCCTGTCTACGACAAACCGATGATTTATTACCCTTTGTCGACTCTGATTTTGGCGGGGATCCGCGACATTCTCATAATCACGACTCCGCATGACAGCGAGCAGTTCCAACGTCTGCTGGGAGATGGGTCTCGCTTTGGTGTGAACCTAAGTTACGTGGAGCAGCCTTCCCCCGATGGTTTGGCGCAGGCTTTCACACTGGGTGCGGACCACATCGGTGGCGACACTGTGGCCTTGGTTCTCGGTGACAATATCTTTTACGGCCAGGGCATGGGCACTCAACTGCGTCGATACGCAGACGTCGACGGCGGCGCAGTTTTCGGGTATTGGGTAAAGGACCCCAAAGCCTATGGCGTGGTCGAGTTTGATCAAAACGGCCGCGCAATCTCGCTGGAGGAAAAGCCGGAGTTGCCCAAGAGCAACTACGCCGTGCCCGGGCTCTACTTCTATGACAACGAAGTGGTGGACATCGCGCGAAACCTTAAGCCGTCAGATCGGGGCGAGCTTGAGATCACGGACGTTAACAAGACGTACCTAGAGCGCGGAAAACTTCAGGTCGAGGTCTTACGAAGGGGAACCGCTTGGCTGGATACGGGAACCTTCGAGGACCTGAGCGACGCGTCCAACTTCATTCGGACCGTTGAGAATCGCCAGGGCCTGAAGGTCGGTTCACCGGAGGAAATCGCTTGGCGCTCCGGGTTCCTCACCGATGATGAATTACGTCAGCGCGCTGAACCTTTGGTTAAGAGTGGATACGGCTCGTACCTCTTGGGGCTTCTCGAAGCTAAGCAGTCCGAGCCGGAATCCGTCCCCCTTCACTAG
- a CDS encoding glycosyltransferase family 2 protein — protein sequence MPSDIAAVVVHYKSHETLNLTIENLSQFFEPNRLFIIDNSSSLYDSPLHRLATILDDGQNRGYAGGVNRGFQHVASIPSITEVLVCTHETIFRKGAVDLLLETASRYPDGHIVAPKLVTKAASGGETIWSNGGTFSFPLNYPKHDTLKSRRGIRRVQWVDGAAFIMSTSTWRLVGGVPEEFFMYMEDVALGLKCRASGIPVLVNLDAVVEQTANGPSRSLAIRNRVILAERYMGTWRRHVVMADISVRSKLMALHPSDGVQSKSRESIAAVAAAKSWIKDGFRESQMLGDTKMNEGHL from the coding sequence ATGCCTTCTGATATCGCGGCCGTAGTTGTCCACTACAAAAGCCATGAAACACTGAACCTAACGATCGAGAATCTTAGTCAATTCTTCGAACCCAACAGACTATTTATTATCGATAACTCCTCGTCGCTTTATGACAGCCCTTTACACCGCCTAGCAACAATCCTGGATGACGGACAAAATCGCGGATATGCCGGAGGCGTAAATCGCGGTTTCCAGCACGTCGCCTCGATACCTTCGATCACCGAGGTCTTGGTGTGCACCCACGAGACAATATTCCGCAAGGGTGCTGTGGACCTCCTGCTTGAAACTGCATCCCGATACCCGGACGGGCACATTGTGGCTCCTAAGCTCGTTACGAAAGCGGCGAGCGGAGGTGAGACGATATGGTCGAACGGGGGAACATTTTCCTTCCCCTTAAACTATCCGAAGCACGACACTTTGAAATCAAGGAGAGGGATTCGTAGGGTTCAGTGGGTTGACGGCGCAGCCTTCATTATGAGTACGTCAACTTGGCGCCTGGTGGGTGGCGTACCTGAGGAATTTTTCATGTATATGGAGGACGTAGCACTTGGTCTGAAATGTCGGGCTTCCGGAATTCCAGTGCTGGTGAATCTTGACGCAGTTGTCGAACAAACCGCCAATGGACCGAGCCGAAGTCTAGCAATTCGTAATCGCGTGATCCTTGCAGAACGTTATATGGGCACCTGGCGCCGTCATGTTGTCATGGCTGACATTTCAGTCCGCAGCAAACTCATGGCACTGCATCCGAGCGACGGCGTGCAATCAAAGTCCCGAGAAAGCATCGCGGCTGTTGCCGCTGCCAAATCATGGATCAAGGACGGCTTTCGGGAGTCCCAAATGCTTGGCGATACAAAAATGAACGAGGGACACCTGTGA
- a CDS encoding bifunctional dTDP-4-dehydrorhamnose 3,5-epimerase family protein/NAD(P)-dependent oxidoreductase has product MSIEFSKKLGRTETPIPGVILYDIPVHGDNRGWFKENWQREKMLSLGLPDFKPVQNNISFNEKAGTTRGIHAEPWDKFVSVASGKIFGAWVDLRLGPTFGAAFTATLDASQAIFIPRGVGNAFQTLEDNTAYTYLVNDHWSASAQDQYTFLNLADETIAIDWPIPLSQAELSEKDKAHPRLRDVDAMAPKRTLVLGANGQLGKALREEFKADASIEFAGRAEFDLNSVDSFESRDWKSYATIINAAAYTAVDTAETLEGRRAAWQTNVSAVARLAKLAIQHDLTLVNVSSDYVFDGVQETHSEEEPFSPLGVYGQTKAAGDAVVSVVPKHYTLRTSWVIGDGSNFVRTMALLAERGVEPAVVDDQIGRLTFAEDIASAIRHLLETRASYGTYNLSNDGEPHSWAKIAASVYDIVGESPHKVSGVTTEEYFRGKLAAPRPPVSTLTLDKISRAGYSPGLASVRLNQYLSGADS; this is encoded by the coding sequence ATGTCAATCGAGTTCTCGAAGAAGCTTGGCCGCACCGAAACACCGATTCCAGGCGTCATCCTCTACGACATTCCGGTCCACGGCGACAATCGCGGCTGGTTCAAAGAGAACTGGCAACGAGAAAAGATGCTGTCCTTGGGCCTCCCGGACTTCAAGCCTGTTCAGAACAACATCTCGTTCAACGAAAAGGCTGGTACAACACGTGGCATCCACGCTGAACCCTGGGATAAGTTCGTATCGGTCGCCAGTGGCAAGATATTTGGTGCTTGGGTCGATCTTAGATTAGGCCCAACGTTCGGGGCCGCCTTCACCGCAACCCTCGATGCAAGCCAGGCAATCTTCATTCCCCGAGGCGTCGGAAATGCCTTCCAAACATTGGAAGACAACACGGCCTATACCTATCTCGTCAATGACCACTGGAGCGCTTCGGCTCAAGACCAGTACACATTCCTGAATTTGGCTGACGAGACGATAGCCATCGACTGGCCGATTCCGCTTTCCCAAGCTGAGCTCTCTGAGAAGGACAAGGCCCACCCGAGACTCCGTGACGTAGATGCAATGGCTCCTAAGAGGACCCTGGTGCTCGGCGCGAACGGTCAGCTCGGCAAGGCGCTTCGTGAGGAGTTCAAGGCCGACGCCTCTATAGAGTTTGCGGGTCGCGCCGAATTCGACCTTAACTCCGTGGACTCATTTGAATCACGTGACTGGAAGTCCTACGCCACCATCATTAATGCAGCGGCGTATACCGCCGTGGACACCGCCGAAACCCTTGAAGGCCGAAGAGCCGCTTGGCAAACGAACGTCTCCGCCGTAGCAAGGCTCGCAAAGCTAGCCATCCAACATGATCTAACGCTAGTGAATGTCTCCTCTGACTATGTCTTCGACGGTGTCCAGGAAACACATTCAGAGGAAGAACCGTTTTCTCCGCTCGGCGTATACGGTCAAACCAAAGCCGCCGGAGACGCCGTAGTCAGCGTCGTGCCCAAGCACTACACCCTCCGCACAAGCTGGGTAATTGGTGACGGCAGCAACTTCGTCCGCACCATGGCTCTCCTCGCGGAGCGGGGAGTTGAGCCCGCAGTTGTGGATGATCAGATCGGGCGGCTTACATTTGCAGAAGATATCGCTTCCGCCATCCGTCACTTATTGGAAACACGCGCCAGCTACGGAACGTACAACCTCAGCAACGATGGCGAGCCGCATTCATGGGCGAAAATCGCCGCAAGCGTGTACGACATCGTCGGTGAGTCGCCGCATAAAGTATCGGGGGTAACGACAGAAGAGTATTTCCGCGGTAAGCTCGCTGCTCCCAGGCCGCCTGTTAGCACTCTCACCCTCGACAAGATTAGCCGTGCCGGATACAGTCCAGGACTGGCAAGCGTAAGGCTGAACCAGTACTTGTCGGGTGCAGATTCGTAA
- a CDS encoding polysaccharide pyruvyl transferase family protein has protein sequence MGARVLVLWANGESSNLGVRVLGDGAAALARRAWGNDSTVDFQSFEFGPLGTQLSGKIVLRGLLTGSRALSRRMSMYDAVIDTGAGDSFTDIYGLKRLAIMYYTRHVAKRAGVPVVLGPQTIGPFKSFLGRAAAKRTLRDARTVMARDSTSATFAAELGRDVDCLATDVVFSLPTPPESSEATSDVVLNVSGLLWSTDTHGSSAAYQELTRQVIQGCLAANRRVTLMAHVIDNPSVDNDLQAIRPLIAEFGDAVEVFIPKELSEVRSFISGSNIVIGARMHACLNALSLGKPAIPLAYSRKFAPLLADIGWPYTIELNSDSAIADRVLALISDDRLLAEAKQVRDNANSRLENAASHLADQVQV, from the coding sequence ATGGGCGCACGAGTTTTAGTCCTATGGGCGAATGGAGAGTCCAGCAATCTCGGCGTTCGTGTCTTGGGTGACGGCGCGGCGGCGCTGGCCCGACGTGCATGGGGAAATGATTCAACGGTCGATTTTCAGAGCTTTGAGTTTGGCCCTTTAGGGACGCAATTATCCGGAAAGATCGTATTGCGGGGCCTGCTAACGGGAAGTAGAGCACTATCGCGCCGGATGTCAATGTATGACGCGGTGATTGATACGGGGGCGGGCGACAGTTTCACGGACATCTACGGACTTAAGCGGCTTGCAATCATGTACTACACGCGACATGTGGCAAAACGTGCTGGAGTCCCCGTTGTACTGGGTCCCCAAACTATCGGACCCTTCAAGTCTTTCCTCGGACGGGCCGCTGCGAAGCGAACCCTGCGCGACGCTCGCACCGTGATGGCTCGTGACAGTACTAGTGCGACCTTCGCTGCTGAGCTTGGTAGAGACGTGGACTGCTTGGCCACTGACGTAGTCTTTTCACTTCCCACGCCTCCCGAATCGTCGGAGGCCACGAGTGACGTTGTGCTGAACGTTTCGGGGTTGCTGTGGAGTACGGATACCCACGGTTCGAGCGCGGCCTACCAGGAACTCACGCGACAGGTAATCCAAGGCTGCTTGGCAGCGAACCGCCGAGTGACTCTTATGGCGCACGTCATCGACAATCCTTCGGTTGATAATGACTTACAAGCAATACGGCCGCTAATTGCTGAGTTCGGCGATGCAGTTGAAGTCTTCATTCCGAAGGAATTGAGTGAAGTGCGTTCATTTATTTCTGGTTCAAACATTGTCATAGGTGCGCGAATGCATGCTTGCCTTAATGCGCTTTCGCTTGGTAAGCCTGCTATTCCACTGGCTTATTCCAGAAAGTTTGCACCACTCTTGGCTGATATAGGCTGGCCATACACAATCGAGCTTAACAGTGACTCTGCGATTGCCGATAGGGTGTTGGCACTTATCAGCGATGATCGACTCCTCGCTGAAGCCAAACAAGTGCGAGATAATGCCAATTCGCGTCTTGAGAATGCAGCTTCGCATCTGGCCGATCAAGTTCAGGTTTAG
- the rfbB gene encoding dTDP-glucose 4,6-dehydratase has protein sequence MGQILVTGGAGFIGSNFVHFVVEHTDHEITVLDKLTYAGNLESLKGLPSNRVRVVQGDIADGPVVEELVQSHDIVVHYAAESHNDNSLRDPRPFLDTNIIGTYTLIEAARKHNKRFHHISTDEVYGDLELDDPERFTESTPYNPSSPYSSTKAGSDLLVRAWVRSFGLQATISNCSNNYGPYQHVEKFIPRQITNILDGVRPKLYGGGLNVRDWIHANDHSSAVLAIVDRGRLGETYLIGADGERNNKDVVELILEHMGQSRDAYDHVVDRPGHDLRYAIDSTKLRTELGWRPEFSNFEVGIKDTIEWYRNNEQWWRPQKAQTEAKYKNQGQ, from the coding sequence ATGGGGCAGATTCTCGTAACCGGCGGCGCCGGCTTCATTGGTTCAAACTTTGTTCACTTTGTCGTTGAGCACACAGACCACGAAATCACGGTCCTGGACAAGCTCACCTACGCTGGAAATTTGGAGTCGCTGAAGGGGTTGCCCAGCAATCGTGTCCGAGTAGTACAGGGCGATATCGCCGACGGTCCGGTTGTCGAAGAGCTCGTCCAATCACATGACATAGTCGTTCATTACGCTGCTGAGTCTCACAACGACAACTCTCTACGCGATCCGCGCCCCTTTCTCGATACAAACATCATCGGCACCTACACACTCATTGAGGCAGCCCGGAAGCACAATAAGCGGTTCCATCACATCTCAACTGACGAGGTCTATGGTGACCTCGAGCTGGACGACCCAGAGCGCTTCACCGAAAGCACCCCATACAATCCCTCGAGCCCGTATTCGTCGACAAAGGCGGGATCTGATCTCCTTGTCCGTGCTTGGGTACGTTCCTTCGGTTTGCAGGCCACGATCAGCAATTGCTCCAACAACTACGGCCCCTACCAGCACGTGGAAAAGTTCATCCCGCGTCAGATCACGAACATCCTGGATGGCGTCCGGCCCAAGCTCTACGGCGGGGGGCTGAACGTGCGCGACTGGATCCACGCCAACGACCATTCCTCGGCAGTACTTGCAATCGTCGACAGGGGCCGCTTAGGTGAGACGTACCTCATCGGAGCCGACGGCGAAAGAAACAACAAAGACGTTGTGGAACTGATCTTGGAACACATGGGCCAGAGCCGTGACGCCTACGATCACGTTGTGGACCGCCCTGGGCACGACCTTCGGTACGCCATTGACTCCACAAAGCTCCGCACCGAACTCGGCTGGAGGCCGGAGTTCTCCAACTTCGAGGTCGGCATCAAGGACACGATCGAGTGGTATCGGAACAACGAACAATGGTGGCGGCCCCAGAAGGCTCAAACCGAGGCCAAATACAAGAACCAGGGGCAATAG
- a CDS encoding polysaccharide biosynthesis tyrosine autokinase: MDLRDYLRLLRRNWILIVAAALTGLLIGGAASVLSKPMYSADTQLFVAIQSSGSVLELQQGNTFSQARVQSYVKTVSSPIVLQPAIDALGLDVSPEDLAPRVKASTEVNTVLINISVSDHSPVQAAAIAQAVANSLIEVVDSLEKPKTGGTSPVGLSVIKPAKAPSAPSAPNTRMNLIVGFLVGLALGIGLAVLRTTLDNRIRGEADLRNVTDAPLLGGIAFDQDAAKKPLLTQTAPQSPRAESFRQLRTNLQFANVAGHGKSVLITSSLPGEGKSTTATNLAIALAQAGQSVCLVDADLRRPMVNEYLGLDRNAGLTTALVGSADVDELLQPWGTDSLYVLTSGQVPPNPSELLGSDEMKQLITRLEGAFDSVVIDAPPLLPVTDAAVLSQHVGGVVVVAGTQKVRTQDLEKSLGALSMVGSNVLGIVLNQLPVKGADAYSYTYYSHDDLHLTSARSADWRPISHDTSPAGERGERSKIASPPARSRSRMVSAERHDQS; the protein is encoded by the coding sequence TTGGACCTACGCGACTACCTGCGCCTCCTACGCCGCAACTGGATATTGATCGTCGCTGCAGCGCTGACTGGCCTCCTAATCGGTGGTGCCGCATCGGTTCTTTCGAAGCCCATGTATTCAGCAGACACTCAGTTATTTGTTGCTATCCAGAGTTCGGGCTCGGTGCTAGAACTCCAGCAGGGAAACACGTTCAGTCAGGCCCGTGTGCAGTCTTACGTGAAGACCGTGAGCTCGCCTATCGTTCTGCAGCCGGCAATCGACGCACTGGGTTTGGACGTTAGCCCTGAAGATTTGGCACCGCGGGTCAAGGCCAGCACTGAAGTAAACACGGTACTTATCAATATCTCCGTTTCCGATCACTCTCCGGTACAGGCTGCAGCGATTGCACAGGCCGTAGCAAACAGCCTCATCGAGGTTGTGGACTCACTCGAGAAGCCAAAAACAGGCGGAACTTCGCCCGTAGGGCTGTCAGTGATCAAACCTGCGAAGGCACCGTCGGCGCCTTCCGCTCCAAATACTCGTATGAACCTAATTGTCGGATTCCTAGTCGGGCTTGCCCTTGGCATTGGTCTGGCCGTGCTCCGGACTACCTTGGACAACCGCATACGCGGAGAGGCAGACCTCCGCAACGTCACGGACGCGCCTCTGCTGGGCGGTATAGCTTTCGATCAAGACGCTGCCAAGAAGCCTCTTTTGACACAGACGGCGCCTCAAAGTCCCCGAGCCGAGTCTTTCCGACAGCTTAGAACGAACCTTCAATTTGCCAATGTGGCCGGACACGGGAAATCAGTCCTCATCACGTCCTCGCTCCCCGGCGAAGGGAAGAGTACTACCGCAACCAATCTGGCGATAGCCTTGGCTCAGGCTGGACAATCAGTTTGCCTTGTCGACGCAGATCTTCGACGGCCCATGGTGAATGAATATTTGGGACTCGACCGCAACGCGGGTCTCACCACCGCCCTGGTCGGATCGGCAGATGTCGACGAACTGCTCCAGCCATGGGGAACGGACAGTCTTTACGTGCTCACATCGGGACAAGTCCCGCCGAATCCAAGTGAGTTGCTGGGGTCAGACGAGATGAAGCAACTGATCACACGACTGGAGGGGGCATTCGACTCTGTCGTAATAGATGCTCCCCCCCTCCTTCCCGTCACTGACGCAGCAGTCCTATCGCAGCACGTGGGCGGAGTCGTGGTAGTCGCCGGAACTCAGAAGGTTCGAACCCAAGACCTTGAGAAGTCATTGGGAGCGCTATCGATGGTGGGATCAAACGTCCTGGGAATCGTCCTCAACCAGTTGCCGGTTAAGGGAGCCGATGCATACTCCTACACTTATTACAGCCACGACGACCTCCATTTGACGAGTGCACGATCCGCTGACTGGCGACCAATCTCACATGACACCTCCCCCGCAGGTGAACGCGGCGAACGTTCAAAAATTGCGTCACCGCCCGCTCGGTCACGATCACGCATGGTCTCCGCCGAACGTCACGACCAAAGCTAG